In Erigeron canadensis isolate Cc75 chromosome 1, C_canadensis_v1, whole genome shotgun sequence, a single window of DNA contains:
- the LOC122585548 gene encoding GDSL esterase/lipase At4g10955 — MATANNDNINNQINEDDNAAKEDENNHPYAFHVSGPRKVSAPNWRDLINSSWRDGNYKRTVIACFIQAVYLLELDRQEKRSQENALAPKWFIPFKYKLSRTLTDERDGSIYGAILEWDRSAALSDFILIRPSCAPRAVLALRGTLLKGPTLRRDIEDDLRFLAWESLKGSVRFNGALEALKSISDAYGSHNIAVAGHSLGAGFALQIGKSLAKQGLFVETHLFNPPSVSIAMSLKNVGEKAVVAWQKVKSMVSSNAAAIAAENGPGSSNPVAFTKWVPHLYVNNSDYICCYYTDPAGAQGGGCSGAATAAVEKENVRPPSNSRGHVAAKLFVLSKGKQKFMEAHGLEQWWSDDLELDLAMQNSRLINKQLKSLHSLPPPSSTISRR; from the exons ATGGCAACggctaataatgataatattaataatcaGATAAACGAAGATGATAATGCCGCAAAGGAGGACGAGAATAATCATCCGTATGCATTTCATGTATCCGGGCCTCGCAAGGTATCAGCTCCAAATTGGCGAGACCTTATCAATTCCAGCTG GAGAGATGGGAACTACAAAAGGACTGTCATTGCCTGCTTTATTCAAGCTGTTTACTTGCTTGAACTCGACCGACAAGAAAAAAGATCTCAAGAAAATGCTCTAGCACCAAAATGGTTCATACCATTCAAGTACAAACTTTCACGAACTTTAACTGATGAAAGGGATGGATCAATATACGGTGCAATACTAGAATGGGATAGATCTGCGGCATTATCTGATTTCATTCTCATTAGACCAAGCTGTGCACCTCGTGCAGTTTTAGCATTGAGAGGGACACTTTTAAAAGGTCCAACTCTTAGGCGCGACATTGAAGATGATCTCAGATTTTTAGCATGGGAAAGCCTAAAAGGTTCTGTCAGATTTAACGGGGCATTAGAAGCTTTGAAATCAATTTCAGATGCTTATGGAAGTCATAATATTGCTGTTGCTGGTCATTCTTTAGGGGCAGGTTTTGCTCTTCAAATTGGGAAATCATTAGCAAAACAAGGGCTTTTTGTTGAGACCCATTTATTCAATCCACCATCTGTTTCGATTGCCATGAGTTTGAAAAATGTGGGCGAAAAAGCTGTTGTTGCTTGGCAGAAGGTTAAGTCAATGGTGTCTTCTAATGCTGCAGCTATTGCTGCTGAGAATGGACCTGGTTCTAGTAATCCAGTAGCATTTACCAAATGGGTGCCTCATTTGTATGTTAACAATAGTGATTATATATGCTGCTATTATACTGATCCAGCTGGTGCTCAAGGTGGTGGCTGCAGTGGTGCCGCCACTGCTGCTGTTGAAAAGGAGAATGTGAGGCCACCGTCAAATTCCAGAGGTCATGTGGCGGCAAAGCTTTTTGTTCTGTCAAAAGGGAAGCAGAAATTCATGGAAGCACATGGATTGGAGCAATGGTGGTCGGATGATTTGGAGCTTGATTTGGCTATGCAGAATAGTAGGCTTATTAACAAACAATTGAAGTCATTGCATAGCCTCCCCCCTCCTAGCTCCACCATATCCCGCCGATGA
- the LOC122585753 gene encoding vascular-related unknown protein 1-like → MDLNHSSYSYTNSMTKSVADTDTLTTEESGWTSYFEDFMVAQQQDHHQTELSDAGSYADWNNIANSMNGAAPRFPKKLNLIKKSSRRTRDKILYDDSLEDTASSPVNSPKVGSPQMGFNQIKVDDDIMQNSLEKEGGFDGHFQLLKREDQSRNITYEENNNGRTDLRKRGLCLVPLSMFVNYI, encoded by the exons ATGGACTTGAATCATTCATCATATTCATATACTAATTCCATGACCAAATCAGTGGCTGATACCGACACCCTAACCACCGAAGAGAGCGGTTGGACTAGTTATTTTGAGGATTTTATGGTTGCCCaacaacaagatcatcatcaaaCAGAACTATCTGATGCTGGTTCGTACGCCGACTGGAATAACATAGCTAATTCGATGAATGGCGCAGCCCCAAGATTCCCCAAGAAACTGAATCTTATCAAGAAATCAAGTAGACGAACAAGAGATAAGATTCTTTACGATGATTCTTTAGAAGATACTGCTAGTTCTCCTGTTAATAGTCCCAAG GTTGGGAGTCCACAAATGGGgtttaatcaaataaaagtaGATGATGATATCATGCAGAATTCTCTG GAGAAAGAAGGTGGATTTGATGGTCATTTCCAACTTCTAAAGAGGGAAGATCAAAGCAGGAACATAACATATGAAGAAAACAACAATGGAAGAACAGATTTGAGGAAGAGAGGTTTATGTTTGGTTCCTCTATCCATGtttgtaaactatatataa